The genomic stretch aatatagaaaatgccatgtttgatcatatttatgattgtattttacaaaaataagaattcttttgttggattcatttttttccaactttgtcaaataaggggaggcaactcaaatgcaagggcagataatccagatagtgttacttttacaatagaatgtgttaggaatttacccatttttacatgtagcaagaaaacgagttcggtgacaccattttttctttttcttatctgaaagcataatattgaagctatcttctcatattttatctcaaaattctatggtgtggtttgcgttttatggcggaaaaatgggttttccatgcataatctatacaaaatcttgacaattttgaacaacctgtagcgtgaaaataagtccggtgacccattctttttattaatgtttttaaacaagcaggatatgaactacattttagCAAATTATttaaagattctatggattataatttagacaccccatctaccttaaaggAGGTTAGTTTACCTTACCTTATAATGATTTCACTGTTCAGCTGGCAagaaagctaaccaaagatattccttTTACCTATATACTCAAGGCCTTTTGCTGTAAGTGTTACATTGACATAAGTAAGCGGTGTTTATAAAACATCAGGCAGATGGCCATTTTTCAAAAGTAGAAACCAGTAAGACAATTTATACATTAAAGGAATggcaaataaaaacatttaaaattcaaataaaataaaaaagatattgcaGTTATATatgattgatttgatttgattgatttcATGCTTGATTGCCTACAGCTTAGTTAGGAAGTGAGAATGTGAACCATGACATGCTTGATTGCCTACAGCTTAGTCAGGTAGTGAGAATGATAACCAtgacaaaaaataacatttactAAAGTCATTTTcctcattataaaaataatatttattttataatcaagAACAAGTTAACAAAAGGTGGGACTATATTTGTAAGTATTAGACTGTATTGGATAGATATTCTTAAGATCACATCAAAAATACTATGTATTCGAAATAAATTGCAGTATAAATATACAAGGTAACAGTAAAAACACAATGAAGTTAGCAGGTCAAATAAATATAACTGAACATTTCATAAATAGAATATCTCAAGGTTTTCACAAAGAGTCTGGGGAATTATATTTTTGTCGCAGTTCTAACATAGAATCTTGATGCCAATAAGGCTTCAGAGTCATGGACACCTATCAGTAAAAATCTATATgattaaaatgtattaaacatATCAAATAGATAcgggaagatgtggtgtgagtgccaatgagacaactctccatccaaataacaatttaaaaaaaagtaaaccattataggtcaatgtacggccttcaacacggagccttggctcacaccgaacaacaagctataaagggccccaaaattactagtgtaaaaggTCATAAGAAGAAAAAActattctctctctctctctttcacACAACATATTTACAATTAAATATTACAATACTCCACTCAGTCTGAATTACTATGACATATATTATCAAGACATACAATTAAATATTACAATACTCGACTCAGTCTGAGTTATTATGACATATATTATCAAGacatacaaacaaaataattttattatggaTTTCTGGTAtcatatttatgttttgtttctgaaaatacactttattattttaaaagtattgaatgcttctttttgtaacttcaatgGGGTGCAAAAGCGTTGattgaagtacattttgtatgaagccaAGAAGCGCCATTCAAAAATGTGCACATGGTCAACCCTTTTACAACCCTATgcagttacaaaaagaagcattcaatacttataattacattttttagctaggttcatgaaaacacgatttaatcaagtttttatttaatttacctgtgcaagTTATTTAGGGACCTCATGTCATCATGAaggatacattttattgtgtaatgaaatagattaagaataacgcgagattgcagtgtagccaataaGAATAAcctattataatgaaacatacatctaatgtaattattagagGATACTAATTTAAAAGCTTATAAAGCATGTATAAGTGTGTTACATGCTGATAAATTTGTTCATAAAATCTTTATCTCACAGTATATACATATATTGCTTATGTTTTTAATCTATAATCTCTTTATTAATATAGTCTATCtaatattaattgatacttttactagtaaatattttaaaagcagTTTACTTAATGTGATAAACCagtaattatttttgaattttataaagaaatgctcattttatttttttatataaatgtacagtTGTCTGATGTGTTTTAAAGTGTCTCAAAAGTCTATTCTAAGGCTGGATATTTGATCTCTGTTTGTATTAtgaattgttgtatatatatattgtctgatcaaatatgtgacactataataaaataattatttattttatttatttatttttatttatattctctAAGAGCATGTGGTAATGATCAGGTTGACATTATGTACGTCTCATTTTTATGATGCCCACTGCCTGAGTCTTTATCCCATGGTTTAACTGTGACTACAATAAAAAGATCAAAGAGTAAATTTACTGTCAGACTTTCAGACTTTGAAAAGGATGATGATTTTTCACTTCAAagtcaacttttaaaatatattgttaagCTGATTatggaaaaaatgttttaagatatCATAGAAATTCTATTTGTTTCACTAAGAAAGGTAAACATAATCAGATACTTTTTTGATTTGTCAGAAGTTttaacattttctataatattatcagttttgtttctttcatttgttATAATAATCATAACTTCTTATAATCTAATAAACAAAACCATCCCTTCATTATTATCATTTGTTGAGTTCAAGCTATGTCACCCTAAGCCAATTTATGAATGTGCCTCATGTATGTTATTTTAagcataataaattaaaattttaaattttgctgtCTTAGTACATACATGTGACTTCAAATATTATACAGctaacagatataagaagattttgtatgagtgcaaatgaaacaactctccatccaagtcacaatttgtaaaaataaatcattataggtcttcaacacaaagccttggctcacactgaacagcaagctatgacgGGCCAGTTTGATTtgtaatataattgatattacaTCTAGTTAACTTTCAAATTTGTTTCCTTACAAAAAAAAGATACATTGGAAAAAAATGTTGCAATACAGATTATACTGTATCAACACACCGGGTAATTCCAATCAGATTGGGATCAGAATAGAGAAGAGcaattaataaaatgtttgtaaCAATGGTTAGGTAGTATTGTGATTCCCATGGAGCATACATTCTTTTAATATACAAACTTTTCATTGATTGCTCCTAAGAATTACAATTACTCTGTGTTATAGAACAGGATACCCAGTGTAAACAAAAAACTGGTTTCATGTTACCGACTTTTGAGtctggattttaattttttttctctcaatataaACCAATTATATGATTTTACTTATTCTGGTTGCTCTTACTTGACTTGGTACCAGAATATGATACCACAGAAAATTTAATCTGTCCAAAAATTATATAATCCAGAGTCAAAAttcagaaatatgaaaatagtctattgtTTTCCAAAAAATGTCAAGACGTTTGTGGTGAGGGATTGTGTGTTCATAAGTACATAAACTTTCAAACTGACACTTGGAAAAGAATTCAACAGTAAAATACAAATACTTACATAAAATGACAAGAATTATTATTGCTATAACAACAGTTATCACTATTATCAATATACAGGTCATTTTAAAATTCTTACAGCACATCTTCCTTCGTAGGTCTCGTGATCGAGACTTAAACTGAATGGAACTAGCAGTTAAGTCCTCTGTAATGTAAAAATTACATGCATATTTCAATTTGTAGCAAACcaagaaaatatatgtttttcattagTTATTAAATTGGCTTTCTTTGAGTGTCATCTTAGTTCTGTATTTTGGGTTTTTTGTTGTGGCTTTGTGCAAATCTGATGCATAAAGCTATTCCAGCTGATTTTAGAATTACGTTCCAACATGTATGTTCTACTATCAAATCACTGTCCAAGATTTGGGGAAGGTTGAGGACTCTGAATCATTTTTAATCCAACACATTCTATATGCCTATATTTTAGTCTTTTTCaggctgttggttttttttatttttgtatcatttcaTTTTTGGTAACCCTGGGGTCTTTTATATCTTATTATTCATGAGTTTTGTAAATTATTGTGAGCTGTTGAGTAGCCTATAGATGTTAAAGTCCTTGTTCATTGGTTTCTAGTAGATACATTTTTTGTAGTAGTTTCACTagcaatcatatcttatcttcatatttttatattggcAGAATATAAAAGGTTACAAGCCTTTTAAAAGACAATGTACTTAACAAAAACATCTGACTTAaagaaggccgtacggtgaccgacagttgttaattgctgtgtcattttggtctcttgtggacagttgtctcattggcaataaaaccacatcttctttttcatatttatgaGCTAACATTGTATATGTAACAtatacacaaaaaatattttaaaacacttGTTTGTGGTTATTTAGTTATTTAACTGAATGTTGCCACATCTACATTAAGTACattaacattgttttatttacCTGAACGATTCTGCAAATCTTCAATTTTCTCTCCACGTTCCAGAACTTTTTCAACATTGTCCTTCAAAAGATGTGTTACCTCGTTGACATCTCCCTGTAACCTGTCTATGTGATCCGTATTGTGACTTGACCTGCATAATTAAAAAGATTAGCACTTTTTAGAGAATTGTAATGCTCTTACAGAAATCCTGAATCAAAAGTTCACATAGTTATATATTGATGGTGTTTCTAATTGTACACCATAGCACATCTTTATATTGGACATTTTTGGGGGAAAGGATACCAGGCATTCAGAGGTACTACTTGTCCATTTATTATGTACAagtacatgtaatttttattaacttgaaGAACTTTCAAAGTAAATATCACTAATTTTATATATAGTAAATTTGTAAGGTACTTATGCCagtgtattttgtttacaatgtacTTGTATAGGTAATGAAGCAttgaactttaataaaaaaaaatatgagttaACCTGAGAAAATTTGTTGAAGGCACGTTTTTAGAACTCAAAACATGAGAACTTTgtgggattaaaaaaaaaatttacctacatgtacaagtaaattttaggaaaattaaggggagattattcaaacagtataattaacaaaattaatatacaaatatcaaatgaatgtAAGTACTTAGTATATTAAGTATTTACTTGTACAAGTAGAACCCCGACTATCAGACATACCAGAGTTCTTGATAAGCGGTGGTCCTAAGAATGTTTTGACCACCAAAATTTGCAAAAAAGACCAGCCTATTACAGCCTTTTGCAATAGAAATGATAGTGAAAACCAGCATATTTCCCTCAAGGACCACCAGGAGAAAAAAGATTTCAAGAACTCTGACTAACTGCTGAAATATGCAGAAtatatctttgtttcaaataaagaaatacttggcatgagttaaGTTTTATCCTGTCCTCTACTATagacaaaatttgacaaaatatttctttgcatatataagaaaataaccatcactggaagttaccTTGTTTTGAACCTCCCAAGATACATATTTATCACCCAGAAATTTACTGCAgtgaaatgtaggattaatttcctaccagtcaaattcaagggaatatttttttaccatttttcataTGCAACTAGATGTGACATaatatgatttggtggtattacacctaaaagaAGGTAAGAGGCAAGACTTCTTCTTATCTTCATGATTTAATCGCACTGAAAGAAAAACACCTACTCTGTCAGATACCAGAATACAGCAGCCCTATCACATGTACAATGTAAGAACAACTGCATATGGCTAACAATCTTTAAAGTATGCAGGTGGTAAACTTTAGAATGAGCTTCCAGATAAGCTGTGTAAGCAATCATCTTTCAATCTATTCAGGAACTTGACAAATTCTTGCTTTGGCAACTCATGACAATGTTATATGCATGTAAAACCAGTTCACTTCTGCTacacaatagaccactttcgagttcatccgtcacagaaaaaaacttgtcaattatacgcgcctttatgacgtcatttaccagatagagagggtcgcctgtatccctgcactatttacgttcatcaagcgtctttgtgatcgtcattgtgcaggataaactagaaataatggttgttctgtaggtacttaatgacaattccctaatgacagcaatgctgattgtcaattttgagaattcaatttgccgacttattcgtacaatatagaattaataattttccaaccactcgctcaacattggaatggaagtgactaCGCCCCTAAAcacacaaatgacgttcactaaaaccagagtttttgacagaaatgcatcgaactcgaaagttgtctattgcatTTAGTTTCATGCTTTTGTTTTCAGCATggctttttattttaataattaaggGAGCTTCTGCTTATTTGTGCTTTGTCACTTACTTAACAAATCTGCATGCTTAGTGTTTTAACCTTACAAGTACATGCTTCAGTGGGAGTCTCTTTGGGgtgttctgatcccagatcctgcttactgttttgtcagattccagTATCCTGCTTACTGTCCTTTGTATGTAAACAAttctcttttttttcataatttctgGTGTCCCGATAGACTTCATTTCCCATTATCACGGCACAATAGTTTGACTTCCACGTGTCAtgcttacaaaaaatcagcaatacACACTTAGACCCCAATCAGACCCACTTCAGTGTTTCTCACCCTACAAGTTTATGATTCAGTGTTGTTAGCTGCTTGATAGAGC from Mytilus edulis chromosome 7, xbMytEdul2.2, whole genome shotgun sequence encodes the following:
- the LOC139530013 gene encoding vesicle-associated membrane protein 8-like isoform X1 produces the protein MSSHNTDHIDRLQGDVNEVTHLLKDNVEKVLERGEKIEDLQNRSEDLTASSIQFKSRSRDLRRKMCCKNFKMTCILIIVITVVIAIIILVILFTVKPWDKDSGSGHHKNETYIMST
- the LOC139530013 gene encoding vesicle-associated membrane protein 4-like isoform X2, with the protein product MSSHNTDHIDRLQGDVNEVTHLLKDNVEKVLERGEKIEDLQNRSEDLTASSIQFKSRSRDLRRKMCFTVKPWDKDSGSGHHKNETYIMST